In the Deinococcus ficus genome, one interval contains:
- a CDS encoding adenosylcobalamin-dependent ribonucleoside-diphosphate reductase, with the protein MTTLASQPLTNFDENAQHIAKRQYLQPGDGDVGGMFRRIANWVAGAETEAEREHWAQAYFDLMAEKKFCPGGRVLAGAGTQHGNVLNCFVQGATEHAPSSFEGVMEVAKKLALVTKVGGGNGVNLDVYAPRAQSSRADSGVRGWAYMSATHADVEDFIEGMMRPPTQPDGDKQPVAVRNWTRVVYGQVIRPDLVALARANGVSVVRTLPEGVQAVPDDMGGIIDAARKVAEDAKLGLEPRIDLSSMRAEGAPIKGSGGTSSGPVSFLLEIFDNFLEWANRGAEQSGPINTLRFVYAPVLRVVRQGGTRRGAGMATISIEHPDVLDFLTAKDLDREASEGDISTFNISILVTQKFWETLEQGALWHFDAQDVPGKYHLVPQQGGFNGQIPELPDRAEDGARGVPVYRSAQPGLFDASETRPGIPAQWLWDQIAQHAWSTGEPGLIFNDRVNEYSALKNLGERYEIRSTNPCGEIPLTVGEPCDLGAINLAAYVKGSDFDYATFRADVRTCVRFLDDVLDVNVFALEDNRVASQDLRRLGLGVMGLADALIKMGLRYDSEAGRTAISEIMSALREEAVAESERLGVERGVYPVYARHEKKIPHAPRRNVAVLTVAPTGTTSMLMGVSSGIEPVFSPFIWRKIGSEYRALLAPLFVELLETYPAPSGMEGKDGGWDWDKVTEAVSENHGSVVGLPFIPDALQQVFVCAHDIKPEDHVRMQGAVQTAFDAEGYAANSLSKTINLPNSATVQDVKTAYEEAYRTGCKGITVYRDGSRQFQVLSTSKKKEKKTEDTPTQPETQTTTASVDLTPAPTPAPAAPSTQPGTPAPKYQRPARLAGVTDMVKLTDPTSGHRRSFLVTVNHLDRKPVEVMVISGRAGDEANADSEALGRVVSIALQHGVPAQAIIKTLRGINGGLYGSYNGRLVGSKADLIAVALETFAKDLGDAPALPPLAGGSTDHAPSSEPHGVSVDGMQRERCPVCEEKAIIREEGCLKCQACGYSKCG; encoded by the coding sequence ATGACGACCCTGGCCTCGCAGCCCCTGACGAACTTCGACGAGAACGCCCAGCACATCGCCAAGCGGCAGTACCTCCAGCCCGGCGACGGGGACGTGGGCGGCATGTTCCGCCGGATTGCGAACTGGGTGGCGGGCGCCGAGACGGAAGCCGAGCGGGAGCACTGGGCGCAGGCGTACTTCGACCTGATGGCCGAGAAGAAGTTCTGCCCCGGCGGGCGCGTCCTGGCCGGCGCGGGCACGCAGCACGGCAACGTCCTGAACTGCTTCGTGCAGGGCGCCACCGAACACGCTCCCAGCTCCTTCGAGGGCGTGATGGAGGTCGCGAAGAAACTCGCGCTGGTCACCAAGGTCGGCGGCGGGAACGGCGTGAACCTGGACGTGTACGCCCCCCGCGCGCAGAGCAGCCGCGCGGACAGCGGCGTGCGCGGCTGGGCGTACATGAGTGCCACGCACGCCGACGTGGAGGATTTCATCGAGGGCATGATGCGCCCCCCCACCCAGCCCGACGGGGACAAGCAGCCCGTCGCCGTGCGCAACTGGACGCGGGTGGTGTACGGGCAGGTGATCCGCCCGGACCTGGTGGCCCTGGCCCGCGCGAACGGCGTGTCGGTGGTCCGCACCCTGCCTGAGGGCGTGCAGGCCGTACCGGACGACATGGGCGGCATCATCGACGCGGCCCGCAAGGTCGCCGAGGACGCCAAACTGGGCCTGGAACCCCGCATCGACCTGAGCAGCATGCGGGCCGAGGGCGCGCCCATCAAGGGCTCCGGCGGCACCAGCAGCGGCCCCGTGAGCTTCCTGCTGGAAATCTTCGACAACTTCCTCGAATGGGCGAACCGCGGTGCCGAGCAGAGCGGCCCCATCAACACCCTGCGCTTCGTGTACGCTCCTGTGCTGCGCGTGGTGCGCCAGGGCGGCACGCGGCGCGGCGCGGGCATGGCGACCATCAGCATCGAGCACCCGGACGTGCTGGACTTCCTGACTGCCAAGGACCTGGACCGCGAGGCCTCCGAGGGCGACATCAGCACCTTCAACATCAGCATCCTGGTCACGCAGAAATTCTGGGAGACCCTGGAACAGGGCGCCCTGTGGCACTTCGACGCGCAGGACGTGCCCGGCAAGTACCACCTCGTGCCGCAGCAGGGCGGCTTCAACGGCCAGATTCCGGAGCTGCCCGACCGGGCCGAGGACGGCGCCCGCGGCGTGCCCGTGTACCGCAGCGCCCAGCCCGGCCTGTTCGACGCCAGTGAGACCCGCCCCGGCATTCCCGCACAGTGGCTGTGGGACCAGATCGCCCAGCACGCCTGGAGCACCGGCGAGCCGGGGCTGATCTTCAACGACCGCGTGAACGAGTACAGCGCCCTGAAAAACCTCGGGGAACGCTACGAGATCCGCAGCACCAACCCCTGCGGCGAGATTCCCCTCACCGTGGGTGAACCCTGCGACCTGGGCGCCATCAACCTCGCCGCGTACGTGAAAGGCAGCGACTTCGACTACGCCACGTTCCGCGCCGACGTGCGCACCTGCGTGCGCTTCCTGGACGACGTGCTGGACGTCAACGTGTTCGCGCTGGAAGACAACCGCGTGGCGTCCCAGGACCTGCGCCGCCTGGGCCTGGGCGTCATGGGCCTTGCCGACGCCCTGATCAAGATGGGCCTGCGCTACGACAGCGAAGCCGGCCGCACCGCCATCAGCGAGATCATGAGCGCCCTGCGCGAGGAAGCCGTTGCCGAAAGCGAACGCCTCGGCGTGGAACGCGGCGTGTACCCCGTCTACGCCCGCCACGAGAAGAAGATCCCCCACGCGCCCCGCCGCAACGTGGCCGTCCTGACCGTCGCCCCCACCGGCACCACCAGCATGCTCATGGGCGTCAGCAGCGGCATCGAACCCGTGTTCAGCCCCTTCATCTGGCGCAAGATCGGCAGCGAATACCGCGCCCTCCTCGCCCCGCTGTTCGTGGAACTCCTCGAAACGTACCCCGCCCCCAGCGGCATGGAAGGCAAGGACGGCGGCTGGGACTGGGACAAGGTCACCGAAGCCGTCAGCGAGAACCACGGCAGCGTCGTCGGCCTGCCCTTCATCCCCGACGCGCTGCAACAGGTGTTCGTCTGCGCCCACGACATCAAACCCGAAGACCACGTCCGCATGCAGGGCGCCGTGCAGACCGCCTTCGACGCCGAAGGCTACGCCGCCAACAGCCTCAGCAAAACCATCAACCTGCCCAACAGCGCCACCGTGCAGGACGTCAAAACCGCGTACGAGGAAGCCTACCGCACCGGCTGCAAAGGCATCACCGTGTACCGCGACGGCAGCCGCCAGTTCCAGGTCCTCAGCACCAGCAAGAAAAAAGAGAAAAAGACTGAGGACACCCCCACCCAGCCCGAAACGCAGACCACCACCGCCAGCGTGGATCTGACCCCCGCACCCACCCCCGCCCCGGCCGCCCCCAGCACCCAGCCCGGCACGCCCGCCCCCAAATACCAGCGCCCCGCCCGCCTCGCCGGAGTGACCGACATGGTGAAACTCACCGACCCCACCAGCGGACACCGCCGCAGCTTCCTCGTCACCGTCAACCACCTCGACCGCAAGCCCGTGGAAGTCATGGTCATTTCGGGCCGCGCCGGCGACGAAGCGAACGCCGACAGCGAAGCCCTCGGCCGCGTCGTGAGCATCGCCCTGCAACACGGCGTGCCCGCCCAGGCCATCATCAAAACCCTGCGCGGCATCAACGGCGGCCTGTACGGCAGCTACAACGGCCGCCTCGTGGGCAGCAAAGCCGACCTGATCGCCGTCGCCCTGGAAACCTTCGCCAAGGACCTGGGCGACGCCCCCGCCCTGCCCCCGCTGGCTGGCGGCAGCACCGACCACGCCCCCAGCAGCGAACCGCACGGCGTGAGCGTGGACGGCATGCAGCGCGAACGCTGCCCCGTGTGCGAGGAGAAAGCCATCATCCGCGAGGAAGGCTGCCTCAAATGCCAGGCCTGCGGCTACAGCAAATGCGGGTAA
- a CDS encoding PQQ-dependent sugar dehydrogenase has product MSRHSVRAALTGAALLTTLALAQGAPQVRFTPYATGLKQVTTLTHAGDGSGRLYATLQPGQIRVIEGGNVRTTPFLDLSALTRAGGERGLLGLTFDPKYETNRRLYVHYTDRNGDTVLARYAATPDFSRADPNTAKVLFTAKQPYANHNGGQLAFGPDGFLYLGLGDGGSGGDPQNNGQNLNSPLGKILRFDVSGDDAKPAPGNPFLNRQGANPHIWAYGLRNPWRFSFDRQTGDLIIADVGQNAFEEVNRQPRNSKGGENYGWRTREGRTCFEPANGCRTQGLTEPVLVYGRQEGQSITGGYVYRGQAIPTLKGQYVFADFATGTVWAARTTGTTWNKASLGKVENPSTFGEDEAGELYVAEYGSGRVLKLGR; this is encoded by the coding sequence ATGTCCCGCCACTCTGTCCGCGCGGCGCTGACCGGCGCCGCCCTGCTCACCACCCTCGCCCTGGCACAGGGAGCGCCACAGGTGCGGTTCACCCCGTACGCGACCGGACTGAAGCAGGTCACCACCCTCACCCACGCCGGCGACGGCTCCGGCCGCCTGTACGCCACCCTCCAGCCCGGACAGATCCGGGTCATCGAGGGAGGGAACGTGCGAACCACGCCCTTCCTGGACCTCAGTGCCCTCACCCGCGCTGGCGGCGAACGCGGCCTGCTCGGTCTCACCTTCGACCCCAAATACGAAACCAACCGGCGCCTCTACGTGCACTACACCGACCGCAACGGCGACACCGTCCTCGCCCGCTACGCCGCCACCCCCGACTTCAGCCGCGCCGACCCCAACACCGCCAAGGTCCTCTTCACCGCCAAGCAACCCTACGCCAACCACAACGGCGGCCAGCTCGCGTTCGGCCCGGACGGATTCCTGTACCTGGGCCTCGGCGACGGCGGGTCCGGCGGCGACCCGCAGAACAACGGCCAGAACCTGAACTCCCCCCTCGGCAAGATCCTGCGCTTCGACGTCAGCGGCGACGACGCCAAACCCGCCCCGGGCAACCCCTTCCTGAACCGGCAGGGCGCCAACCCCCACATCTGGGCGTACGGGCTGCGCAACCCCTGGCGCTTCTCCTTCGACCGGCAGACCGGCGACCTCATCATCGCGGACGTCGGCCAGAACGCCTTTGAGGAAGTCAACCGTCAGCCCCGCAACAGCAAAGGCGGCGAGAACTACGGCTGGCGCACCCGCGAAGGCCGCACCTGCTTCGAACCCGCCAACGGCTGCCGCACCCAGGGCCTCACCGAACCCGTCCTCGTCTACGGCCGCCAGGAAGGACAGAGCATCACCGGCGGCTACGTGTACCGCGGCCAGGCCATTCCCACCCTCAAAGGCCAGTACGTGTTCGCCGACTTCGCCACCGGCACCGTCTGGGCCGCCCGCACGACCGGCACCACCTGGAACAAGGCCAGCCTGGGCAAGGTCGAGAACCCCTCCACCTTCGGAGAGGACGAGGCCGGCGAACTGTACGTCGCCGAATACGGCAGCGGCCGCGTCCTCAAGCTGGGGCGGTGA